The Azospirillum baldaniorum genome window below encodes:
- the gloA gene encoding lactoylglutathione lyase: MTGTDIKLLHAMLRVSDMERSLDFYTRLLGMRVIQQREHKKNQFTQAYVGYGTAEDPLDSPAMVIELVANWTQEVPYSQGSAFGHIAIGVPSGIGALCERLAAEGVPVPRPPKPQKHGDNIVAFIEDPDGYRIELVQRAAA; encoded by the coding sequence ATGACCGGAACGGATATCAAGCTGCTGCACGCCATGCTGCGCGTCAGCGACATGGAGCGCTCGCTCGACTTCTACACACGCCTGCTCGGCATGCGGGTGATCCAGCAGCGGGAGCACAAGAAAAACCAGTTCACACAGGCCTATGTCGGCTACGGGACGGCGGAGGACCCGCTGGATTCCCCAGCCATGGTGATCGAACTGGTCGCCAACTGGACGCAGGAGGTGCCATACAGCCAGGGTTCGGCCTTCGGCCACATCGCCATCGGCGTGCCGTCCGGCATCGGCGCCCTGTGCGAGCGGCTGGCCGCCGAGGGCGTGCCGGTTCCCCGCCCGCCCAAGCCGCAGAAGCACGGCGACAACATCGTCGCCTTCATCGAGGACCCGGACGGCTACCGGATCGAGCTGGTCCAGCGGGCCGCCGCATGA
- a CDS encoding bacteriohemerythrin — MTIGTAAADLLEALAHPVAVYGPDGRLSASNQRFRDLWERLVAPEDRWRHEGLGAITAFLGLPRVGGPPGVFHDFASPTGTIAAFALTPVGGTPVGGTPVAGGGWTLCGQDVTAQRRGERMAERSQKIALVALADLAEHRDNETGEHVLRVARLAHEIARRLWQTGRCAGGIDDDFLRHVGVASILHDVGKVSISDAILLKPGALTPQERAVMETHTASGAQILRKADAMLAGSPQFRFAAAIAEHHHERWDGTGYPHGLAGEAIPLAARIVGVADVYDALSSRRPYKEPWPQDKVLAYLRDQAGRHFDPMVVDALQEVLAARNAARTIEWTAEMETGIPDIDADHRVLLALVNQIADRDNQGDRVAVEFVLDELLGYTALHFAREEELLARVGYPDLDHHQAVHRALLDEVRGLQRRMAAFTPGLGDALHRFLGHWLTSHILGEDQQYVPYALSAGRAVTPCGTTCS, encoded by the coding sequence ATGACCATCGGAACCGCCGCCGCGGATCTTCTGGAGGCTCTGGCCCATCCGGTCGCCGTCTACGGCCCGGACGGGCGGCTGTCCGCCTCCAACCAGCGGTTCCGCGATCTGTGGGAGCGGCTGGTCGCGCCGGAGGATCGCTGGCGTCACGAAGGGCTGGGGGCGATCACCGCTTTTCTCGGTCTGCCGCGGGTCGGTGGTCCACCGGGTGTGTTCCACGATTTCGCGTCACCGACCGGCACCATCGCCGCCTTCGCCCTGACACCAGTGGGAGGGACTCCGGTGGGAGGGACTCCAGTGGCTGGCGGCGGCTGGACCCTGTGCGGGCAGGACGTCACCGCTCAGCGCCGTGGCGAGCGGATGGCCGAACGGTCGCAGAAGATCGCGCTGGTGGCCCTGGCCGACCTCGCCGAGCACCGCGACAACGAGACGGGTGAGCATGTGCTGCGCGTCGCCCGCCTGGCCCATGAGATCGCCCGCCGGCTCTGGCAGACGGGCCGCTGCGCCGGCGGGATCGATGACGACTTCCTGCGCCACGTCGGGGTTGCGAGCATCCTGCACGACGTGGGCAAGGTCAGCATCTCCGACGCCATTCTGCTGAAGCCGGGCGCCCTGACCCCGCAGGAACGCGCCGTGATGGAGACCCACACGGCGAGCGGCGCGCAGATCCTGCGCAAGGCCGACGCCATGCTGGCGGGCAGCCCGCAATTCCGCTTCGCCGCTGCCATTGCGGAACACCATCACGAGCGCTGGGACGGCACCGGCTATCCCCATGGGCTGGCGGGAGAGGCGATCCCTCTGGCCGCCCGCATCGTCGGGGTGGCCGACGTGTACGACGCCCTGTCCTCCCGCCGCCCCTACAAGGAACCGTGGCCGCAGGACAAGGTTCTGGCCTATCTGCGCGATCAAGCCGGGCGGCATTTCGACCCGATGGTGGTCGATGCCCTTCAGGAGGTGCTGGCGGCGCGCAACGCCGCCCGCACCATCGAATGGACTGCGGAGATGGAGACCGGCATCCCCGACATCGACGCCGATCACCGCGTGCTGCTGGCGCTGGTCAACCAGATCGCCGACCGCGACAACCAGGGTGACCGGGTGGCGGTGGAGTTCGTTCTCGACGAGTTGCTCGGCTACACCGCCCTGCATTTCGCGCGGGAGGAGGAATTGTTGGCTCGGGTCGGCTATCCCGACCTGGACCATCACCAAGCGGTTCACCGCGCGCTTCTGGACGAGGTGCGCGGGCTTCAGCGCCGCATGGCCGCCTTCACGCCGGGGCTGGGCGACGCGTTGCACCGCTTCCTCGGCCACTGGCTGACCAGCCACATCCTGGGCGAGGACCAGCAGTATGTGCCCTACGCCCTGTCCGCCGGCAGGGCTGTCACCCCTTGCGGAACGACTTGTAGCTGA
- a CDS encoding sigma 54-interacting transcriptional regulator has protein sequence MESRSFKKLYEFTDCESGECRINVLPFLYEISRILTESESLPGSLGVLLTLMRERMRILRGMVTLHDRETGSIFIHESFGLTEEQRALGLYSPGEGIVGRVVQGGEAIVVPRLGDEPAFLNRTQSRPAASDMELSFLCVPIRHGRRVLGTISAERAYANRRLLQQDAELLATIAAMIAPAVELYMLENIDKVRLEAENQRLHSALKAKYRPSNIIGASKTMQEVFALIQKVAKTKATVLVLGESGVGKELIANAIHYESPWSNGPFIKFNCASLPETIVESELFGHEKGAFTGAQAQRKGRFELADGGTVFLDEVGELTLAVQAKLLRVLQEKTFERVGGSKPVKVDLRVIAATNRDLRAMVAAGTFREDLYYRLNVFPMTIPPLRDRGSDVVTLADHFAAQFSREAGKPVKRISTPALTMLMSYHWPGNVRELENVIERAVILSDDEVIHGYDLPPSLQTSVETGTSFGCGLEAKLQAVEYEMIVEALKTHTGNMTEAAKELNLTRRMLGLRMEKYGISYKSFRKG, from the coding sequence ATGGAATCGCGCAGCTTCAAGAAGCTCTACGAGTTCACGGACTGCGAGAGCGGGGAATGCCGGATCAACGTCCTGCCTTTCCTCTACGAAATCAGCCGCATCCTGACCGAGAGCGAGAGTTTGCCCGGCTCGCTGGGCGTGCTGCTGACGCTGATGCGCGAGCGGATGCGCATCCTGCGCGGCATGGTGACCCTGCACGACCGCGAGACCGGCAGCATCTTCATCCATGAGAGTTTCGGCCTGACCGAGGAGCAGCGGGCGCTCGGTCTCTATTCACCGGGCGAAGGGATCGTCGGGCGGGTGGTTCAGGGGGGCGAGGCCATCGTCGTGCCGCGGCTCGGCGACGAGCCCGCCTTCCTGAACCGCACGCAAAGCCGGCCGGCCGCGTCCGACATGGAGCTGTCCTTCCTGTGCGTGCCGATCCGTCACGGCCGCCGCGTGCTGGGCACCATCTCGGCGGAACGCGCCTATGCCAACCGGCGCCTGCTGCAACAGGATGCCGAGTTGCTGGCCACCATCGCGGCGATGATCGCGCCGGCGGTGGAACTCTACATGCTGGAGAACATCGACAAGGTGCGGCTGGAGGCTGAGAACCAGCGCCTGCACAGCGCGCTGAAGGCGAAATACCGCCCGTCCAACATCATCGGCGCGTCCAAGACGATGCAGGAGGTCTTCGCGCTGATCCAGAAGGTGGCGAAGACCAAGGCGACCGTGCTGGTTCTGGGCGAAAGCGGCGTCGGCAAGGAACTGATCGCCAACGCCATCCATTACGAAAGCCCCTGGTCCAACGGCCCCTTCATCAAGTTCAACTGCGCCTCCTTGCCCGAAACCATCGTCGAGAGCGAGCTGTTCGGCCACGAGAAGGGGGCTTTCACCGGCGCCCAGGCGCAGCGCAAGGGCCGGTTCGAATTGGCCGACGGCGGCACCGTCTTCCTGGACGAGGTGGGGGAACTGACGCTGGCGGTGCAGGCCAAGCTGCTGCGCGTCCTTCAGGAAAAGACCTTCGAGCGGGTCGGCGGCAGCAAACCCGTGAAGGTGGACCTGCGGGTGATCGCCGCCACCAACCGCGACCTGCGCGCCATGGTCGCCGCCGGGACCTTCCGCGAGGACCTCTACTACCGCCTGAACGTCTTCCCCATGACCATCCCGCCGTTGCGCGACCGCGGCAGCGATGTGGTCACACTGGCCGACCATTTCGCCGCCCAGTTCTCCCGCGAGGCCGGCAAGCCGGTGAAGCGCATCTCCACCCCCGCGCTGACCATGCTGATGAGCTACCACTGGCCGGGCAACGTGCGCGAGTTGGAGAACGTGATCGAGCGCGCGGTGATCCTGTCCGACGACGAGGTGATCCACGGCTACGACCTGCCGCCGTCGCTCCAGACTTCGGTGGAGACGGGGACCAGCTTCGGCTGCGGGCTGGAGGCGAAGCTTCAGGCGGTGGAGTACGAGATGATCGTGGAGGCCCTGAAGACCCACACGGGCAACATGACCGAGGCTGCGAAGGAATTGAACCTGACCCGCCGCATGCTCGGCCTGCGGATGGAGAAGTACGGGATCAGCTACAAGTCGTTCCGCAAGGGGTGA
- a CDS encoding NifU family protein, with amino-acid sequence MTTSVLPAPSAALSVSATDDDRLRLIAAAIEELRPMLQNDGGDMELVEVSGDVVRVGLRGACVGCGMAGHTLGAVRRRLVEVLGTHIRVLPAPLP; translated from the coding sequence ATGACCACCAGCGTTCTGCCCGCCCCCTCGGCCGCCCTCTCGGTTTCGGCCACGGACGACGACCGCCTGCGCCTGATCGCCGCCGCCATCGAGGAGCTTCGCCCCATGCTTCAGAACGACGGCGGCGACATGGAACTGGTGGAGGTGTCCGGCGACGTCGTGCGGGTGGGCCTGCGCGGGGCCTGCGTCGGCTGCGGCATGGCCGGGCACACGCTGGGCGCCGTTCGACGCCGGCTGGTGGAGGTTCTGGGAACGCACATCCGGGTCCTGCCGGCCCCTCTACCGTAA
- a CDS encoding sugar phosphate isomerase/epimerase family protein: protein MKPALCDLALPTVDSHALLPGIRALGFQGIEVAPHRIDPDGGAGDSPSAAAVEAHRRTIGAAGLAVTGLHALLAGRPELGLFGDAETVRRTRDHLVRLSAVCRDLGGRTMILGAGGRRRGALSLKAAWLAGRAFLEDLLPRIERHGTVLCIAPLGRSGGDFVLSAADARILVDALDHPSLGLQMNSAALVDSGETGHAPFNAGRGRLEQFGVCDPGRTVPDPAGPGRHADFRRHLATIGYGGWLTLKQRPTAAPFDGVRRGWAVMRDVYLRQDGHAFVPPHRPQSFAQRTLPPAPAG, encoded by the coding sequence ATGAAACCGGCGCTTTGCGACCTTGCCCTGCCCACTGTTGATTCCCATGCCTTGCTGCCGGGCATCCGGGCGCTCGGCTTCCAGGGGATCGAGGTGGCTCCGCACCGCATCGACCCGGATGGGGGTGCGGGGGACAGTCCATCCGCCGCCGCGGTGGAGGCGCACCGCCGAACCATCGGCGCGGCGGGGCTGGCGGTGACCGGACTGCACGCGCTGCTCGCCGGGCGGCCCGAGCTCGGCCTGTTTGGCGATGCGGAGACGGTACGGCGGACCCGCGACCATCTGGTCCGCCTGTCGGCGGTGTGCCGCGACCTGGGCGGACGGACCATGATCCTCGGAGCGGGTGGCCGGCGGCGCGGAGCGCTGTCCTTGAAGGCGGCTTGGCTGGCCGGGCGCGCCTTTCTGGAGGATCTGCTGCCGCGCATCGAGCGGCATGGAACCGTGCTGTGCATCGCCCCGCTGGGCCGCTCCGGCGGCGACTTCGTTCTCAGCGCCGCCGACGCGCGCATCCTGGTGGATGCGCTGGACCATCCGTCGCTCGGCCTGCAGATGAACAGCGCGGCGCTGGTGGACTCCGGCGAGACCGGGCACGCCCCCTTCAACGCGGGGCGCGGGCGGCTGGAGCAGTTCGGAGTCTGCGATCCCGGGCGGACCGTGCCCGACCCGGCCGGACCTGGCCGGCACGCCGACTTTCGCCGCCATCTCGCGACCATCGGCTATGGCGGCTGGCTGACGCTGAAACAGCGCCCGACCGCCGCTCCGTTCGACGGTGTGAGGCGGGGCTGGGCGGTGATGCGGGACGTCTACCTGCGCCAGGACGGCCACGCCTTCGTGCCGCCGCACCGCCCCCAATCCTTCGCGCAGAGGACCTTACCCCCGGCACCCGCCGGCTGA
- a CDS encoding NifB/NifX family molybdenum-iron cluster-binding protein: protein MIRVAFASDDQAQVNLHFGGGERFVVYDIQPGSAELHGIGEFVPARMKGVNAERRPGEEALPEPEEDPAHPPEDKVAVKIAFLDGCAAVYAASIGVSATKRLMEAGIQPIIVDKGHDILDLLNEVSLALVHGGLGWVTRAVQRRNGDAPGKPKGATIHRLITSVEELD from the coding sequence ATGATCAGGGTCGCCTTCGCATCGGACGATCAGGCCCAAGTCAACCTGCACTTCGGCGGCGGCGAGCGGTTCGTCGTCTACGACATCCAGCCCGGTTCGGCGGAGCTGCACGGCATCGGAGAGTTCGTCCCGGCCCGCATGAAGGGCGTCAACGCCGAACGCCGGCCCGGCGAGGAAGCCCTGCCGGAGCCCGAGGAGGACCCGGCCCATCCTCCCGAGGACAAGGTGGCGGTGAAGATCGCCTTCCTCGATGGCTGCGCCGCCGTCTATGCGGCGTCGATCGGGGTTTCGGCGACCAAACGCCTGATGGAGGCCGGCATCCAGCCGATCATCGTGGACAAGGGGCACGACATCCTGGACCTGCTGAACGAGGTCAGCCTCGCGTTGGTCCATGGCGGGCTCGGCTGGGTGACGCGCGCCGTGCAGCGCCGGAACGGGGACGCGCCGGGCAAACCCAAGGGGGCGACCATCCACCGCCTCATCACCTCCGTGGAGGAGTTGGACTGA
- the nifN gene encoding nitrogenase iron-molybdenum cofactor biosynthesis protein NifN: MTDILTPAKPLSVSPLKVSQPVGASLAFLGLARTMPLEHGARGCTSFNKLFFMRHFREPIALQTTAMDQTTTVIGADGNVVEALRTIAERNQPDVVGLISTGLSEMQGADVPRTVKAFRAACPQHAGMAVVPVNATDTLGCLETGFALAVEAIVDALVPEGWEAGQRRRQVNILAPSMLTPGDVEVLKDWVEAFGLYPIVLPDIGDSLNGHLTADGYSTLTYGGTTRADIAQMGRSAATLVIGRSLGRAADRLKARTGVPDHRFDGLMGIEACDAFTHTLSQLSDRPVPPRVERWRDQLRDAMVDCQFQLGAGRVAMAADADLLASLSVFLSGMGMETVAAVATARAPVLDGLPLDSVVVGDLEDLETLAREDLALRGGAGILIANSHGAEPAARLGMPLVRAGFPLYDTHGGHARVWIGYRGSRNTLFDLANTFAAVYREIAPYRSIYWQGTPRDHETPQ, encoded by the coding sequence ATGACCGATATCCTCACCCCCGCCAAGCCGCTGAGCGTCAGCCCGCTGAAGGTCAGCCAGCCGGTCGGCGCCTCGCTGGCCTTCCTGGGGCTGGCCCGGACCATGCCGCTGGAGCATGGGGCGCGCGGCTGCACCTCCTTCAACAAGCTGTTCTTCATGCGCCATTTCCGGGAGCCGATCGCGCTCCAGACGACGGCGATGGACCAGACCACCACCGTCATCGGCGCCGACGGCAACGTGGTGGAAGCGCTGCGCACCATCGCGGAGCGCAACCAGCCCGACGTGGTGGGGCTGATCTCCACCGGCCTGTCGGAGATGCAGGGGGCGGACGTCCCACGCACCGTCAAGGCGTTCCGCGCCGCCTGCCCGCAGCACGCCGGCATGGCCGTGGTGCCGGTGAACGCCACCGACACGCTGGGCTGCCTGGAGACCGGCTTCGCCCTGGCGGTGGAGGCCATCGTCGACGCGCTGGTTCCCGAAGGCTGGGAGGCCGGGCAGCGCCGCCGGCAGGTCAACATCCTTGCCCCGTCCATGCTGACGCCGGGCGACGTCGAGGTGCTGAAGGACTGGGTGGAGGCGTTCGGCCTGTACCCCATCGTGCTTCCCGACATCGGCGATTCGCTGAACGGCCACCTGACGGCGGACGGCTATTCCACCCTGACCTACGGCGGGACGACGCGCGCCGACATCGCGCAGATGGGCCGGTCCGCCGCCACGCTGGTCATCGGGCGCTCGCTCGGCCGCGCCGCCGACCGGCTGAAGGCGCGCACCGGAGTGCCGGACCACCGCTTCGATGGGCTGATGGGAATTGAGGCCTGCGACGCCTTCACCCACACGCTGAGCCAGCTGTCGGACCGCCCCGTCCCGCCGCGCGTCGAGCGCTGGCGCGACCAGCTCCGCGACGCCATGGTGGATTGCCAGTTCCAGCTCGGCGCCGGTCGGGTGGCGATGGCAGCGGATGCCGATCTGCTGGCCTCCCTGTCGGTTTTCCTGTCCGGCATGGGGATGGAGACGGTGGCCGCGGTGGCGACGGCGCGGGCACCGGTGTTGGACGGGCTGCCGCTGGACAGCGTCGTGGTCGGCGATCTGGAGGACCTGGAGACGCTGGCGCGCGAGGATCTGGCCCTCAGGGGCGGGGCCGGCATCCTCATCGCCAACTCCCACGGGGCGGAGCCGGCGGCCCGGCTGGGCATGCCGCTGGTGCGGGCGGGCTTCCCGCTCTACGACACCCACGGCGGCCATGCGCGGGTGTGGATCGGCTACCGGGGCAGCCGGAACACGCTGTTCGACCTCGCCAACACCTTCGCCGCCGTCTACCGCGAGATCGCCCCCTACCGCTCGATCTACTGGCAGGGCACGCCGCGCGACCACGAGACCCCGCAGTGA
- the nifE gene encoding nitrogenase iron-molybdenum cofactor biosynthesis protein NifE produces MKPNDIQALLDEPACAHNDANKAGGKKAGCPKPQPGSTQGGCAFDGARNALLPIADAAHIVHGPIGCAGSSWDGRGTRSSGVSLFRIGMTTDLTDIDVIMGRGERRLFQAIRQTVETHSPAAVLLYATCVPALSGDDLDAVAKAAQERFGVPVIPVDCAGFYGNKNLGNRIAGEVVVERIIGTREPEPVPAAAERPGLRIHDVNLIGEWNVGGEFWNVAPLFDELGLRILCTLSGDSRFREVQTMHRAEASMVVCSKAMLGVARKLHERYRIPFFEGSFYGIEDTSAALRGFARLLNDSDLTARTEALIAREEAAAEVALAPLRARLRGKRVLIFTGGYKSWSVVSAMQDLGMVVVATGTEKSTEEDKARIRALMGPDALMIADNDQIELLKTFERCRADILIAGDRYIYPTLKSRIPFLDIDHVRNIGYAGYAGMVELARQLVTSVENPVWAQVNRPAPWADAVPAPQALRA; encoded by the coding sequence ATGAAGCCGAACGACATCCAGGCGCTGCTCGACGAGCCGGCCTGCGCCCACAACGACGCCAACAAAGCCGGGGGCAAGAAGGCGGGCTGCCCGAAGCCGCAGCCGGGCTCCACCCAGGGCGGCTGCGCCTTCGACGGGGCGCGCAACGCGCTGCTGCCCATCGCCGACGCCGCCCACATCGTGCATGGCCCCATCGGCTGCGCGGGAAGCTCGTGGGATGGGCGCGGCACGCGGTCCAGCGGGGTGTCGCTGTTCCGCATCGGCATGACCACCGACCTGACGGACATCGACGTCATCATGGGCCGCGGCGAGAGGCGGCTGTTCCAGGCCATCCGCCAGACGGTGGAGACGCACAGCCCCGCCGCCGTCCTCCTCTACGCCACCTGCGTTCCGGCCCTGTCCGGCGACGACCTGGATGCGGTGGCCAAGGCGGCGCAGGAGCGGTTCGGCGTCCCGGTGATCCCGGTGGACTGCGCCGGCTTCTACGGCAACAAGAATCTCGGCAACCGCATCGCCGGGGAGGTGGTGGTCGAGCGCATCATCGGCACGCGGGAGCCGGAGCCGGTGCCCGCCGCCGCCGAGCGCCCCGGCCTCCGCATCCACGACGTCAACCTGATCGGCGAATGGAACGTCGGCGGCGAGTTCTGGAACGTCGCCCCGCTGTTCGACGAGCTGGGGCTGCGCATCCTCTGCACCCTGTCCGGCGACAGCCGGTTCCGCGAGGTGCAGACCATGCACCGGGCGGAGGCCAGCATGGTGGTCTGCTCCAAGGCCATGCTGGGCGTGGCACGCAAGCTGCACGAGAGGTATCGCATTCCCTTCTTCGAAGGCAGCTTCTACGGGATTGAGGACACCTCCGCGGCGTTGCGCGGCTTCGCCCGGCTGCTCAACGATTCGGACCTGACCGCGCGGACGGAGGCGCTGATCGCGCGGGAGGAAGCGGCGGCGGAAGTTGCGCTGGCCCCGCTGCGCGCGCGATTGCGCGGCAAGCGCGTGCTGATCTTCACCGGCGGCTACAAGAGTTGGTCGGTGGTCTCGGCCATGCAGGATCTCGGCATGGTGGTGGTCGCCACCGGCACCGAGAAATCGACGGAGGAGGACAAGGCCCGCATCCGCGCCCTGATGGGGCCGGACGCCCTGATGATCGCCGACAACGACCAGATCGAGCTGCTGAAGACCTTCGAGCGCTGCCGGGCCGACATCCTGATCGCCGGCGACCGCTACATCTACCCGACGCTGAAGTCGCGCATCCCCTTCCTCGACATCGACCATGTGCGCAACATCGGTTACGCCGGCTATGCCGGCATGGTGGAGCTGGCGCGCCAGCTCGTGACCTCGGTCGAGAATCCGGTGTGGGCGCAGGTGAACCGTCCGGCCCCCTGGGCCGACGCCGTCCCGGCGCCGCAGGCCCTGCGCGCCTGA
- a CDS encoding NifB/NifX family molybdenum-iron cluster-binding protein produces the protein MSDQTVIHPPSGTGILIAVGGAEDGLIDQHFGQAEEFLVYALEPGGGRLIERRFIAVHSRGGEDRRATIVRMLGDCRALLVAKVGEAPRKLLADAGIEATDRFAGRSVEAALAELAMTA, from the coding sequence ATGTCCGACCAGACCGTGATTCACCCACCCTCCGGCACCGGCATCCTGATCGCCGTCGGCGGTGCCGAGGACGGTCTGATCGACCAGCATTTCGGTCAGGCCGAGGAGTTTCTCGTCTATGCGCTGGAGCCCGGCGGCGGGCGCCTGATCGAGCGGCGGTTCATCGCCGTCCATTCCCGTGGTGGCGAGGACCGCCGGGCCACCATCGTCCGCATGCTGGGGGACTGCCGGGCGCTGCTCGTCGCCAAGGTCGGCGAGGCCCCCCGCAAGCTGCTCGCCGACGCCGGCATCGAGGCCACAGACCGCTTCGCGGGCCGATCCGTGGAGGCCGCACTGGCCGAATTGGCGATGACCGCCTGA
- a CDS encoding Nif11-like leader peptide family natural product precursor, translating into MSVESAIAYITRMREDEAFRRTINDGEDEAANWAFIRAAGFDFTVPEFKQATEAIYHEHGITPL; encoded by the coding sequence ATGTCCGTCGAATCCGCCATCGCCTACATCACGCGCATGCGTGAGGACGAGGCCTTCCGCCGCACCATCAACGACGGCGAGGACGAGGCCGCCAACTGGGCCTTCATCCGGGCCGCCGGCTTCGACTTCACGGTGCCGGAATTCAAGCAGGCCACGGAGGCGATCTACCACGAGCACGGCATCACGCCGCTCTGA
- the phnD gene encoding phosphate/phosphite/phosphonate ABC transporter substrate-binding protein: MISILFKRLALTVALLAGAAQAETLAETPAGRPGKLIVGLLPGESAPTVMRLNEPLRAYLEKKLGLPVELQVGANYAATGEALRFGRLDVAYLGPVTYILQGRRAALEPFARPSHDVVGPTFQAVVIVPAASPATTLADLRGKEVAFGDPASTSGTWVPRYMFAAAGLVSERDYTLRVLGAHDAVALAVQNGKAAAGGLSMPIYKRLLKEGKIDPAKVRLLAESPAIPEYMWTFRDGLDPAFKEEVRKAFTSVDDAAALGVFRANAFIPAVDADVDRVRIWVEAITRDRPQAASIVK, from the coding sequence ATGATCTCCATCCTCTTCAAACGCCTTGCCCTCACCGTCGCCCTGCTGGCTGGCGCCGCCCAAGCCGAAACATTGGCCGAAACGCCAGCCGGGCGTCCGGGCAAGCTGATCGTCGGCTTGCTGCCGGGCGAGTCCGCGCCGACGGTGATGCGGCTGAACGAGCCGCTGCGCGCCTATCTCGAAAAGAAGCTCGGCCTGCCGGTCGAACTCCAGGTCGGGGCCAACTACGCGGCGACCGGTGAGGCGTTGCGGTTCGGGCGGCTCGACGTCGCCTATCTGGGACCGGTCACCTACATCCTGCAGGGCCGCCGCGCCGCGCTGGAGCCCTTCGCCCGCCCGTCGCACGACGTTGTCGGCCCGACCTTCCAAGCGGTGGTGATCGTGCCCGCCGCCAGCCCCGCGACGACGCTGGCCGATCTGCGCGGCAAGGAGGTGGCCTTCGGCGATCCGGCCTCGACCTCCGGCACCTGGGTGCCGCGCTACATGTTCGCCGCCGCCGGTCTGGTGTCGGAACGCGACTACACGCTGCGCGTCCTCGGTGCGCACGATGCGGTGGCTCTGGCCGTGCAGAACGGCAAGGCCGCCGCCGGCGGCCTGTCCATGCCCATCTACAAGCGCCTGCTGAAGGAAGGGAAGATCGACCCGGCCAAGGTGCGGCTGCTGGCCGAATCGCCGGCCATCCCGGAGTACATGTGGACCTTCCGCGATGGGCTGGACCCCGCCTTCAAGGAGGAGGTGCGCAAGGCCTTCACCAGCGTGGACGATGCCGCCGCCCTGGGGGTGTTCCGGGCGAACGCCTTCATCCCCGCCGTGGACGCCGACGTGGACCGTGTGCGCATCTGGGTCGAGGCGATCACCCGGGACCGTCCGCAGGCCGCCTCCATCGTCAAGTGA
- a CDS encoding GNAT family N-acetyltransferase, whose translation MGFACAVLHPGTWSVEPVCYLEDLFVDPGARGAGVGGALIRDLADLGRTCGWKRLYWHTRADNKAARRLYDHFTEADGFVRYTLVLR comes from the coding sequence ATCGGCTTTGCCTGCGCGGTCCTGCACCCCGGCACGTGGTCGGTGGAGCCGGTCTGCTATCTGGAGGATCTGTTCGTCGATCCCGGCGCCCGTGGCGCCGGGGTTGGCGGAGCGCTGATCCGGGATCTCGCCGATCTTGGCCGAACCTGCGGGTGGAAGCGGCTCTACTGGCACACGCGCGCGGACAACAAGGCGGCCCGCCGTCTCTACGATCATTTCACGGAGGCGGACGGCTTCGTCCGCTACACGCTCGTCCTGCGCTGA
- a CDS encoding nitroreductase family protein, protein MDALTLLLQRRSCPALQAPAPEGEHLDLILRAALRVPDFQRLRPYEFIIAEGDGLVRLGVLLEAAAVASGKPPEIVERAPRMPLRAPMVIVVVSRPRPSELVSPFEQRLTAGCAVMAMQMAAQALGYGGIWRSGWPMFDRGLHDALGLGAEDQVVGFLYLGTPARQPGPPPDAEVGRHVRRL, encoded by the coding sequence ATGGACGCCCTGACCCTGCTGCTTCAGCGCCGCTCCTGCCCGGCCCTCCAGGCCCCGGCCCCGGAGGGGGAGCATCTCGACCTCATCCTGCGTGCGGCGCTGCGCGTGCCCGATTTCCAGCGGCTGCGCCCCTACGAGTTCATCATTGCCGAGGGCGACGGGCTGGTCCGGCTGGGCGTCCTGCTGGAAGCGGCCGCCGTCGCGTCCGGCAAGCCGCCGGAGATCGTGGAGCGCGCCCCGCGCATGCCGCTGCGCGCGCCGATGGTGATCGTGGTGGTGTCCCGCCCGCGGCCCAGCGAACTCGTCAGCCCGTTCGAGCAGCGGCTGACCGCCGGTTGCGCCGTCATGGCGATGCAGATGGCCGCCCAGGCGCTGGGCTACGGCGGCATCTGGCGGTCGGGCTGGCCGATGTTCGATCGCGGCCTGCACGACGCGCTCGGCCTCGGCGCGGAGGACCAGGTGGTCGGCTTCCTCTATCTCGGGACGCCGGCCCGCCAACCCGGCCCGCCGCCGGACGCTGAGGTGGGACGTCATGTCCGCCGGCTCTGA